In Streptomyces sp. NBC_00878, a single window of DNA contains:
- a CDS encoding phosphoketolase: MRDVPQQAPAQITDDELRALDAHWRAANYLAVGQIYLMSNPLLTEPLRPEHVKPRLLGHWGTSPGLNLVHTHLNRVIKARGQDALCIWGPGHGGPAVLANSWLEGTYSETYPDVSRDAAGMARLFRQFSFPGGVPSHVAPETPGSIHEGGELGYSLSHAYGAALDNPDLLVACVIGDGEAETGPLAASWHSNKFLDPVHDGAVLPILHLNGYKIANPSVLARLPESELDALLRGYGHVPIHVTGDDPMTVHRAMAAAMDHALERIELLQRTAREEGVTQRPHWPVIVLRTPKGWTGPAEVDGLPVEGTWRAHQVPLSAVRDNPEHLRQLEAWLRSYKPEELFDEHGRPREQVLACVPEGTRRLGATPHANGGLLLRELPLPELDRYAVQVDKPGGTLHEPTRVLGDLLENVMHHTGDRRDFRIVGPDETASNRLQAVFDASGKAWQAETLPVDEHLDRHGRVMEILSEHTCQGWLEGYLLTGRHGLFSCYEAFVHIVDSMVNQHIKWLRVTRRLPWRAPIASLNYLLTSHVWRQDHNGFSHQDPGFVDHVLNKSPEVVRVYLPPDTNTLLSVADHVLRSRDYVNVVVAGKQPSFDWLTMDQARAHCARGAGIWEWAGTEDGIREPDVVLAAAGDVPTLEVLAAAQLLRQHLPDLAVRVVNVVDLARLLPQEEHPHGMPGSEYDALFTRDRPVIFAYHGYPWLIHRLAYRRTGHANLHVRGYKEIGTTTTPFDMVVRNDLDRYRLVMDVIDRVPGLAVRAAPVRQLMEDIRLRHHDWIREHGTDLPEVADWTWSG; the protein is encoded by the coding sequence CCTGAACCTGGTGCACACCCACCTCAACCGTGTCATCAAGGCCCGCGGCCAGGACGCGCTGTGCATCTGGGGCCCCGGACACGGCGGACCCGCGGTGCTGGCCAACTCCTGGCTGGAGGGCACCTATTCGGAGACCTACCCGGATGTGAGCCGGGACGCCGCGGGCATGGCCAGGCTCTTCAGGCAGTTCTCCTTCCCCGGCGGAGTGCCCAGCCACGTCGCGCCCGAGACGCCCGGCTCCATCCACGAGGGAGGCGAACTCGGCTACTCGCTCTCGCACGCCTACGGTGCCGCCCTGGACAACCCGGACCTGCTGGTCGCCTGCGTGATCGGCGACGGCGAGGCCGAGACCGGGCCGCTGGCGGCCTCCTGGCACTCGAACAAGTTCCTCGACCCCGTTCACGACGGGGCGGTGCTGCCGATCCTGCACCTGAACGGCTACAAGATCGCCAATCCGTCGGTGCTGGCCCGGCTGCCCGAGTCCGAACTCGACGCACTGCTCCGGGGATACGGCCACGTCCCGATCCACGTCACCGGTGACGACCCGATGACGGTCCACCGTGCCATGGCCGCCGCCATGGACCACGCCCTTGAGCGGATCGAGCTCCTGCAGCGCACCGCGCGCGAGGAGGGCGTCACCCAGCGGCCTCACTGGCCGGTGATCGTGCTGCGCACCCCGAAGGGCTGGACCGGACCGGCCGAGGTCGACGGCCTTCCCGTCGAGGGCACTTGGCGCGCCCACCAGGTCCCGCTGTCGGCCGTCCGCGACAACCCGGAGCACCTGCGACAGCTGGAGGCCTGGCTGCGCTCGTACAAGCCCGAAGAACTCTTCGACGAGCACGGCCGCCCCCGCGAGCAGGTGCTGGCCTGTGTCCCCGAGGGCACCCGGCGCCTGGGTGCCACCCCGCACGCCAACGGCGGTCTGCTGTTGCGCGAGCTGCCGCTGCCGGAGCTGGACCGGTACGCCGTCCAGGTCGACAAGCCGGGCGGCACGCTGCACGAACCCACCAGGGTCCTCGGCGACCTGCTGGAAAACGTCATGCACCACACCGGCGACCGCCGCGACTTCCGCATCGTCGGCCCCGACGAGACAGCCTCCAACCGGCTCCAGGCCGTCTTCGACGCGAGCGGCAAGGCCTGGCAGGCCGAGACCCTGCCCGTCGACGAACACCTGGACCGGCACGGCCGGGTCATGGAGATCCTCTCCGAACACACCTGCCAGGGCTGGCTGGAGGGCTATCTGCTGACCGGTCGGCACGGTCTGTTCTCCTGCTACGAGGCGTTCGTGCACATCGTCGACTCCATGGTCAACCAGCACATCAAGTGGCTGCGCGTCACCCGCCGACTGCCCTGGCGCGCCCCCATCGCCTCCCTCAACTACCTGCTCACCTCACACGTCTGGCGCCAGGACCACAACGGCTTCTCGCACCAGGACCCCGGCTTCGTCGACCACGTACTCAACAAGAGCCCCGAGGTCGTACGGGTCTATCTGCCGCCGGACACCAACACCCTGCTGTCGGTCGCCGACCACGTGCTGCGCAGCCGCGACTACGTCAACGTCGTGGTGGCAGGCAAGCAGCCCAGCTTCGACTGGCTCACCATGGACCAGGCGCGGGCCCACTGTGCCCGTGGCGCCGGGATCTGGGAGTGGGCCGGTACCGAGGACGGCATCCGCGAACCCGACGTGGTGCTCGCCGCCGCCGGCGACGTCCCCACCCTGGAGGTGCTGGCCGCCGCGCAGTTGCTCCGACAGCACCTGCCGGATCTGGCCGTCCGCGTGGTCAACGTCGTCGACCTGGCCCGGCTGCTGCCGCAGGAGGAACACCCGCACGGCATGCCGGGATCGGAGTACGACGCGCTGTTCACCCGCGACCGGCCGGTGATCTTCGCCTACCACGGCTACCCCTGGCTGATCCACAGGCTCGCCTACCGGCGCACCGGCCACGCCAACCTCCACGTCCGCGGCTACAAGGAGATCGGCACCACCACCACGCCCTTCGACATGGTGGTCCGCAACGACCTCGACCGCTACCGCCTGGTGATGGACGTCATCGACCGGGTCCCCGGACTGGCCGTACGTGCCGCCCCCGTCCGGCAGTTGATGGAGGACATCCGGCTGCGCCACCACGACTGGATCCGCGAGCACGGCACCGATCTGCCCGAGGTCGCCGACTGGACCTGGAGCGGCTGA